In Mobula hypostoma chromosome 18, sMobHyp1.1, whole genome shotgun sequence, one genomic interval encodes:
- the synpo2lb gene encoding synaptopodin 2-like protein isoform X1, translating to MGTGEEILVTLSGGAPWGFRLHGGSHLNTPLRVAKVRKRGKACRGGLRENDILLTINGRSCSGISHADAMNIIDSSDGTLRIWVKRMTSNPATGSFQSEAGLATAPRARSQDSSKAPRQMPEPPSVKQEAASGARGLRSQLESYTSPPDSEAYYGETDSDADHTASERQRRQRRRWPGPRPPVRGSADEASEQSEYDSAPEHVWSPLSPLSPEPAAPTRLEPTSLTQGAIPRMFQPRKVEAKINIWQPKVEVATYPKPSITQPISTPASLTHPISSNPATNPSYPNLNPIYASTWSAQSSGEDSALRQGNLGTSEADSGFQEVPAHAGSPEQKLLPAAGVPSLRETQLVPMVGPVNNPVDEALTTTYKQKAKQAKLHRSESVQEKQAKEAKSKCKTIASLLTSAPNPHSKGVLMFKKRRQRAKKYTLVSYGSVDEEKQSIDEDGELLPTSESEFDEEAFSDAKSLTNQSMGSDWDSSYLDIQKPKSEPQGLTETKGKGVRLFEHQRQRAKEYILEEPPVQTPDSLQVKPKTEAEVMSYTTTNEVQTWPRSTTVGAGTPASDTLNYYTEMNLSPRERTETTLPRPSEQQRSQHVVQGSPSLPGVANWTARPFTPGLQQSHVSSLHSVSAPVLYRRSTINASLPKPWEQTTGQNKLTKSFAHPTALVSSPNVSAVTQSEPMKASAAVGMETPYSPAAAVMSPPSPVMSPPPPVKVSQQAIVMSPSHTVMSPPPTAMSPPTTVPLLSSAPKPAELTVMSSLPMVTSPNTAATTVSPTTVTSPPTAVTSPPAAAMSPPPAMMSPPPPSMTSLLTATPYSAPQAPVTSTAIFRVSSTLLPQRESVSAVNTVGGTSSPAWAANQPLESLATREQRISVPASKTGILQEARRRSTRKPMFTKTEQKKASPNPELLSLVQNLDEKKPDHAGVGFESGPEEDFLSLGAEASNFMQSQARRQSIPPPVAPKPYLKPQLIGGGSLAVNGTNPPVTLQLKGKGAELFAKRQSRMDKFVIDSVPSSSPQSRGPSPTPSLPATWKYSPNIRAPPPIGYNPIYSPSYPLAASRSQAASASKTEKKWKPTSNQKVGIKAIDFMRRQPYQLNPAMFSFDESNVRSQGLSGGAPSIPLSQQSFVSTKQVPVKTSRAFEIRRFSTPVPTVTPTVIAPRSATTLAEPVWMSAPNSPPPASPKVSHGNGLIQEYGRAPRESPEVSLEPSLLQFPPKEDVQMQKKSLNPVPRPRFSAVRGGSGSHTWRPGTLQE from the exons GTGCGGAAGCGAGGGAAAGCTTGTAGAGGTGGGTTACGTGAAAATGATATCCTATTGACTATCAATGGAAGATCTTGCAGTGGAATTTCACATGCAGATGCCATGAACATCATCGATTCTTCCGATGGGACACTGCGCATCTGGGTCAAGAG GATGACGTCCAACCCGGCAACTGGCAGCTTTCAATCTGAGGCCGGCCTCGCCACCGCCCCCCGTGCACGGAGCCAAGACTCTTCAAAAGCCCCCCGGCAGATGCCTGAACCCCCCAGTGTGAAGCAGGAAGCGGCCAGCGGCGCCAGGGGACTCAGGAGTCAGCTTGAGAGCTACACATCGCCCCCGGACAGCGAGGCTTACTACGGCGAGACCGACAGTGACGCGGATCACACTGCGAGCGAGAGGCAGCGAAGGCAGAGGCGGCGCTGGCCCGGTCCCCGACCCCCGGTGCGGGGATCGGCCGATGAGGCGTCGGAGCAGAGCGAGTACGACAGCGCCCCGGAGCACGTCTGGAGCCCCCTGAGCCCCTTGTCGCCGGAACCAGCAGCGCCCACCCGGCTGGAGCCTACCAGCCTCACCCAGGGGGCGATCCCAAGGATGTTTCAGCCTCGGAAGGTGGAAGCCAAGATTAACATTTGGCAGCCCAAGGTGGAGGTTGCCACATACCCTAAGCCTAGCATCACCCAGCCCATTTCCACCCCCGCCAGTCTCACCCACCCCATTTCCAGCAACCCAGCGACTAACCCCTCCTATCCCAACTTGAACCCCATCTATGCCAGCACCTGGTCCGCCCAGTCCAGCGGCGAGGACAGCGCCCTGCGACAGGGCAACCTGGGCACATCGGAAGCTGACAGCGGATTTCAGGAGGTACCCGCCCACGCTGGCTCACCTGAGCAGAAGCTGCTGCCGGCCGCCGGCGTGCCCAGCCTGAGAGAGACGCAGCTGGTGCCCATGGTGGGCCCAGTCAACAACCCCGTGGATGAGGCGCTGACGACCACCTACAAACAGAAGGCCAAGCAAGCCA AGCTACATCGGAGTGAAAGTGTGCAGGAGAAACAAGCCAAGGAAGCCAAGTCAAAATGCAAGACCATTGCCTCCCTCCTTACCTCTGCACCCAATCCTCACTCGAAGGGGGTTCTTATGTTTAAGAAACGGCGTCAAAGGGCAAAGAAGTACACCCTTGTTAGTTATGGGAGTGTGGACGAGGAGAAGCAGAGCATCGACGAGGACGGAGAGCTTCTGCCAACTAGTGAGTCTGAATTTGATGAAGAGGCATTTTCTGATGCAAAAAGTTTGACGAATCAGTCAATGGGATCAGATTGGGACAGTTCTTACCTGGACATTCAAAAGCCCAAATCTGAGCCCCAGGGTTTAACTGAAACCAAAGGGAAGGGTGTGAGGTTATTTGAACATCAGAGACAACGGGCAAAGGAGTATATATTGGAGGAACCTCCAGTTCAGACACCAGACAGTCTACAGGTGAAACCTAAGACAGAGGCTGAAGTGATGAGCTACACCACGACGAACGAAGTCCAGACCTGGCCCAGGAGTACGACTGTAGGTGCTGGGACTCCAGCTTCAGATACATTGAACTATTATACAGAAATGAATCTGTCGCCAAGGGAGCGCACAGAGACCACTTTGCCAAGGCCAAGTGAACAGCAGCGTTCACAGCATGTTGTACAAGGTTCTCCTAGCCTCCCTGGGGTGGCAAATTGGACAGCAAGACCATTCACTCCAGGATTACAGCAGAGCCACGTGAGCTCTTTGCACTCAGTCTCTGCTCCAGTGCTATATCGGCGTAGTACAATAAACGCGTCACTTCCAAAGCCTTGGGAACAAACTACTGGGCAAAACAAACTAACCAAATCTTTCGCACATCCAACAGCACTGGTCTCCAGCCCAAATGTGAGTGCAGTTACTCAATCTGAACCAATGAAAGCTTCAGCAGCAGTGGGAATGGAGACCCCTTATTCGCcagcagctgctgtgatgtcacCGCCATCTCCTGTGATGTCACCACCACCACCTGTAAAGGTGTCGCAGCAAGCCATAGTGATGTCACCATCACACACAGTGATGTCACCTCCACCTACGGCAATGTCACCGCCGACCACTGTTCCTTTACTATCGAGTGCACCGAAGCCAGCAGAACTCACAGTGATGTCATCACTACCCATGGTGACATCACCAAACACTGCAGCAACCACGGTGTCACCAACCACTGTGACATCACCACCAACTGCAGTGACGTCACCACCAGCTGCAGCGATGTCACCACCACCCGCAATGATGTCACCACCACCTCCATCAATGACATCACTGCTCACAGCAACTCCATATTCGGCACCTCAGGCTCCGGTCACCAGCACGGCTATCTTTcgcgtttcctcaacactgctgcCACAGAGAGAGAGCGTATCTGCAGTGAACACTGTTGGGGGCACTTCATCACCAGCCTGGGCAGCCAACCAGCCATTAGAAAGCTTGGCCACGAGAGAGCAAAGAATTTCAGTGCCAGCCTCTAAAACTGGCATCCTACAGGAGGCTCGTCGCAGAAGCACCAGGAAGCCAATGTTTACAAAGACTGAACAGAAAAAAGCCTCGCCAAACCCCGAGCTTCTTTCCCTGGTACAAAACCTGGATGAGAAAAAGCCAGACCATGCTGGAGTGGGATTCGAATCAGGCCCAGAGGAAGACTTTCTGAGTCTTGGTGCTGAAGCTTCCAATTTTATGCAGTCTCAGGCACGCAGGCAAAGTATTCCCCCTCCAGTTGCCCCAAAGCCTTACTTAAAGCCTCAGTTAATTGGTGGTGGCTCTCTTGCAGTGAATGGAACCAACCCACCAGTAACCTTGCAGCTGAAGGGGAAGGGAGCGGAACTCTTTGCTAAGAGACAAAGTCGCATGGATAAGTTTGTCATTGATTCGGTGCCTTCGAGCTCTCCTCAGTCAAGAGGGCCATCTCCCACTCCTTCCCTTCCGGCTACATGGAAATATTCTCCCAACATCCGGGCTCCACCTCCGATCGGTTATAATCCCATTTATTCCCCGTCATACCCATTAGCAGCCAGCAGGTCGCAAGCTGCATCTGCCTCCAAAACGGAGAAGAAATGGAAGCCAACAAGCAACCAAAAGGTGGGAATAAAAGCCATTGATTTCATGAGACGTCAACCCTACCAATTAAATCCGGCCATGTTCAGTTTCGATGAATCCAATGTGAGATCACAGGGTTTGTCAGGAGGTGCGCCAAGCATACCACTCAGCCAACAGTCCTTTGTCTCCACAAAGCAAGTTCCCGTGAAGACATCGAGAGCCTTTGAGATCAGACGCTTTTCCACCCCAGTGCCTACTGTCACTCCCACAGTTATTGCCCCACGGTCAGCCACCACACTTGCTGAGCCCGTGTGGATGTCTGCACCTAATTCTCCACCACCAGCATCGCCCAAAGTATCTCACGGAAATGGACTGATTCAGGAATACGGGAGGGCACCTAGAGAAAGTCCAGAGGTAAGCTTAGAACCTTCACTGCTTCAGTTCCCACCTAAAGAagatgtgcaaatgcaaaagaagtCGTTGAACCCCGTCCCCAGGCCAAGGTTCTCGGCTGTGAGGGGTGGAAGCGGTTCTCATACATGGAGACCAGGGacactccaggaatga
- the synpo2lb gene encoding synaptopodin 2-like protein isoform X2 yields the protein MGIAGIMGIKEERMTSNPATGSFQSEAGLATAPRARSQDSSKAPRQMPEPPSVKQEAASGARGLRSQLESYTSPPDSEAYYGETDSDADHTASERQRRQRRRWPGPRPPVRGSADEASEQSEYDSAPEHVWSPLSPLSPEPAAPTRLEPTSLTQGAIPRMFQPRKVEAKINIWQPKVEVATYPKPSITQPISTPASLTHPISSNPATNPSYPNLNPIYASTWSAQSSGEDSALRQGNLGTSEADSGFQEVPAHAGSPEQKLLPAAGVPSLRETQLVPMVGPVNNPVDEALTTTYKQKAKQAKLHRSESVQEKQAKEAKSKCKTIASLLTSAPNPHSKGVLMFKKRRQRAKKYTLVSYGSVDEEKQSIDEDGELLPTSESEFDEEAFSDAKSLTNQSMGSDWDSSYLDIQKPKSEPQGLTETKGKGVRLFEHQRQRAKEYILEEPPVQTPDSLQVKPKTEAEVMSYTTTNEVQTWPRSTTVGAGTPASDTLNYYTEMNLSPRERTETTLPRPSEQQRSQHVVQGSPSLPGVANWTARPFTPGLQQSHVSSLHSVSAPVLYRRSTINASLPKPWEQTTGQNKLTKSFAHPTALVSSPNVSAVTQSEPMKASAAVGMETPYSPAAAVMSPPSPVMSPPPPVKVSQQAIVMSPSHTVMSPPPTAMSPPTTVPLLSSAPKPAELTVMSSLPMVTSPNTAATTVSPTTVTSPPTAVTSPPAAAMSPPPAMMSPPPPSMTSLLTATPYSAPQAPVTSTAIFRVSSTLLPQRESVSAVNTVGGTSSPAWAANQPLESLATREQRISVPASKTGILQEARRRSTRKPMFTKTEQKKASPNPELLSLVQNLDEKKPDHAGVGFESGPEEDFLSLGAEASNFMQSQARRQSIPPPVAPKPYLKPQLIGGGSLAVNGTNPPVTLQLKGKGAELFAKRQSRMDKFVIDSVPSSSPQSRGPSPTPSLPATWKYSPNIRAPPPIGYNPIYSPSYPLAASRSQAASASKTEKKWKPTSNQKVGIKAIDFMRRQPYQLNPAMFSFDESNVRSQGLSGGAPSIPLSQQSFVSTKQVPVKTSRAFEIRRFSTPVPTVTPTVIAPRSATTLAEPVWMSAPNSPPPASPKVSHGNGLIQEYGRAPRESPEVSLEPSLLQFPPKEDVQMQKKSLNPVPRPRFSAVRGGSGSHTWRPGTLQE from the exons ATGGGGATAGCAGGGATTATGGGAATCAAAGAGGAAAG GATGACGTCCAACCCGGCAACTGGCAGCTTTCAATCTGAGGCCGGCCTCGCCACCGCCCCCCGTGCACGGAGCCAAGACTCTTCAAAAGCCCCCCGGCAGATGCCTGAACCCCCCAGTGTGAAGCAGGAAGCGGCCAGCGGCGCCAGGGGACTCAGGAGTCAGCTTGAGAGCTACACATCGCCCCCGGACAGCGAGGCTTACTACGGCGAGACCGACAGTGACGCGGATCACACTGCGAGCGAGAGGCAGCGAAGGCAGAGGCGGCGCTGGCCCGGTCCCCGACCCCCGGTGCGGGGATCGGCCGATGAGGCGTCGGAGCAGAGCGAGTACGACAGCGCCCCGGAGCACGTCTGGAGCCCCCTGAGCCCCTTGTCGCCGGAACCAGCAGCGCCCACCCGGCTGGAGCCTACCAGCCTCACCCAGGGGGCGATCCCAAGGATGTTTCAGCCTCGGAAGGTGGAAGCCAAGATTAACATTTGGCAGCCCAAGGTGGAGGTTGCCACATACCCTAAGCCTAGCATCACCCAGCCCATTTCCACCCCCGCCAGTCTCACCCACCCCATTTCCAGCAACCCAGCGACTAACCCCTCCTATCCCAACTTGAACCCCATCTATGCCAGCACCTGGTCCGCCCAGTCCAGCGGCGAGGACAGCGCCCTGCGACAGGGCAACCTGGGCACATCGGAAGCTGACAGCGGATTTCAGGAGGTACCCGCCCACGCTGGCTCACCTGAGCAGAAGCTGCTGCCGGCCGCCGGCGTGCCCAGCCTGAGAGAGACGCAGCTGGTGCCCATGGTGGGCCCAGTCAACAACCCCGTGGATGAGGCGCTGACGACCACCTACAAACAGAAGGCCAAGCAAGCCA AGCTACATCGGAGTGAAAGTGTGCAGGAGAAACAAGCCAAGGAAGCCAAGTCAAAATGCAAGACCATTGCCTCCCTCCTTACCTCTGCACCCAATCCTCACTCGAAGGGGGTTCTTATGTTTAAGAAACGGCGTCAAAGGGCAAAGAAGTACACCCTTGTTAGTTATGGGAGTGTGGACGAGGAGAAGCAGAGCATCGACGAGGACGGAGAGCTTCTGCCAACTAGTGAGTCTGAATTTGATGAAGAGGCATTTTCTGATGCAAAAAGTTTGACGAATCAGTCAATGGGATCAGATTGGGACAGTTCTTACCTGGACATTCAAAAGCCCAAATCTGAGCCCCAGGGTTTAACTGAAACCAAAGGGAAGGGTGTGAGGTTATTTGAACATCAGAGACAACGGGCAAAGGAGTATATATTGGAGGAACCTCCAGTTCAGACACCAGACAGTCTACAGGTGAAACCTAAGACAGAGGCTGAAGTGATGAGCTACACCACGACGAACGAAGTCCAGACCTGGCCCAGGAGTACGACTGTAGGTGCTGGGACTCCAGCTTCAGATACATTGAACTATTATACAGAAATGAATCTGTCGCCAAGGGAGCGCACAGAGACCACTTTGCCAAGGCCAAGTGAACAGCAGCGTTCACAGCATGTTGTACAAGGTTCTCCTAGCCTCCCTGGGGTGGCAAATTGGACAGCAAGACCATTCACTCCAGGATTACAGCAGAGCCACGTGAGCTCTTTGCACTCAGTCTCTGCTCCAGTGCTATATCGGCGTAGTACAATAAACGCGTCACTTCCAAAGCCTTGGGAACAAACTACTGGGCAAAACAAACTAACCAAATCTTTCGCACATCCAACAGCACTGGTCTCCAGCCCAAATGTGAGTGCAGTTACTCAATCTGAACCAATGAAAGCTTCAGCAGCAGTGGGAATGGAGACCCCTTATTCGCcagcagctgctgtgatgtcacCGCCATCTCCTGTGATGTCACCACCACCACCTGTAAAGGTGTCGCAGCAAGCCATAGTGATGTCACCATCACACACAGTGATGTCACCTCCACCTACGGCAATGTCACCGCCGACCACTGTTCCTTTACTATCGAGTGCACCGAAGCCAGCAGAACTCACAGTGATGTCATCACTACCCATGGTGACATCACCAAACACTGCAGCAACCACGGTGTCACCAACCACTGTGACATCACCACCAACTGCAGTGACGTCACCACCAGCTGCAGCGATGTCACCACCACCCGCAATGATGTCACCACCACCTCCATCAATGACATCACTGCTCACAGCAACTCCATATTCGGCACCTCAGGCTCCGGTCACCAGCACGGCTATCTTTcgcgtttcctcaacactgctgcCACAGAGAGAGAGCGTATCTGCAGTGAACACTGTTGGGGGCACTTCATCACCAGCCTGGGCAGCCAACCAGCCATTAGAAAGCTTGGCCACGAGAGAGCAAAGAATTTCAGTGCCAGCCTCTAAAACTGGCATCCTACAGGAGGCTCGTCGCAGAAGCACCAGGAAGCCAATGTTTACAAAGACTGAACAGAAAAAAGCCTCGCCAAACCCCGAGCTTCTTTCCCTGGTACAAAACCTGGATGAGAAAAAGCCAGACCATGCTGGAGTGGGATTCGAATCAGGCCCAGAGGAAGACTTTCTGAGTCTTGGTGCTGAAGCTTCCAATTTTATGCAGTCTCAGGCACGCAGGCAAAGTATTCCCCCTCCAGTTGCCCCAAAGCCTTACTTAAAGCCTCAGTTAATTGGTGGTGGCTCTCTTGCAGTGAATGGAACCAACCCACCAGTAACCTTGCAGCTGAAGGGGAAGGGAGCGGAACTCTTTGCTAAGAGACAAAGTCGCATGGATAAGTTTGTCATTGATTCGGTGCCTTCGAGCTCTCCTCAGTCAAGAGGGCCATCTCCCACTCCTTCCCTTCCGGCTACATGGAAATATTCTCCCAACATCCGGGCTCCACCTCCGATCGGTTATAATCCCATTTATTCCCCGTCATACCCATTAGCAGCCAGCAGGTCGCAAGCTGCATCTGCCTCCAAAACGGAGAAGAAATGGAAGCCAACAAGCAACCAAAAGGTGGGAATAAAAGCCATTGATTTCATGAGACGTCAACCCTACCAATTAAATCCGGCCATGTTCAGTTTCGATGAATCCAATGTGAGATCACAGGGTTTGTCAGGAGGTGCGCCAAGCATACCACTCAGCCAACAGTCCTTTGTCTCCACAAAGCAAGTTCCCGTGAAGACATCGAGAGCCTTTGAGATCAGACGCTTTTCCACCCCAGTGCCTACTGTCACTCCCACAGTTATTGCCCCACGGTCAGCCACCACACTTGCTGAGCCCGTGTGGATGTCTGCACCTAATTCTCCACCACCAGCATCGCCCAAAGTATCTCACGGAAATGGACTGATTCAGGAATACGGGAGGGCACCTAGAGAAAGTCCAGAGGTAAGCTTAGAACCTTCACTGCTTCAGTTCCCACCTAAAGAagatgtgcaaatgcaaaagaagtCGTTGAACCCCGTCCCCAGGCCAAGGTTCTCGGCTGTGAGGGGTGGAAGCGGTTCTCATACATGGAGACCAGGGacactccaggaatga